GAGCCCAGTTGTCCGGGAGGAGTGTTGGGCACCAGtctactacacacacacgctggcCTGTGCCTTCAAACTGGATAATTGCATAGCTTTGTATAATGTTACACATCTATCCAACTGCGTTCCaacattcatatttttcatagAGCAACCTGAGTAGAAGGTATTTGATACGTGCATGTTCTGGGCTTGATAGACCAGCAGGATGTTCAGGCCCCTAAAGTCACCTAACGCTGTCAGGTAATATAGTACATTTAACATTGCAGTATGTAGGGGCACATGGCTATTAGGCTACCATACTTAATACCCACAGGGTGTGCAGGGTTTTGTTCTAGCCCAACACTGGATTCATTTAAACATATAGTCCTTGGTTGAAGGTGTGTGCTGGGCTAGAACATGCATGCACACCTTGTGGGTCCCAGTGCCCAGAATCAGAACGTCATTGGACATAATAAACAGCATTTCTGTAACATTACAAAAATATCCATGAAAATGATACTGGTAATAATGTCAATTTCATATACAAAATGCATTGGCACTATCCACTCTTATTGAAGTTGTATATTTAGGCTAGTGGGCTGATGGTGCTTTGACGCTTGATGCGCAGTGAGAGTTGCCGCCTTCTCACCGACGGCCGCGGGGTGGAGTGCAGCTCGTGCAGCTTAAACCGGGCGATGCCTCCGTCCTCATCCAGTTTCTTGGCACTGCAGCTGGGTGTCGGTACTCTAATCGCGTTACCGAATTTGGAGTAGTCTACCGCGTACGTGCCCTCTTCCTCGGTTATAGTGGGCACAAAGCGCTGCCCCCACAGTATCTCCTCGGACAGGTAGGATGTCCGGGCCTGGGTGGTTATCCCCGTGGTCTCCACCACCCCCTCCAGCACCACTATCACCTCGATGTCATTCTTTTGTAAGTCCGCTGGTGACAGCTCATAGAGCGGGCTGTCTTTGTTGATAATGTGACATATGATAAGAGGGGCCACCAAGAAAATACCGTTGGTCCCCACGGGGTTGTCCATGTGAATGTCTATCTGGTCCAGGGGGACCACCTCGCCCTCCGGAGTGGTGCTACGCCTTACCACCTGCATCCGCACGGTGGCGCTGATTATCATGCTCTTCCTCAGGTCCCCTAAACGGATCATAAAGCAGAGCCTGTTATTTCGGATGGAAATGACAGCGTGCTTGCTGAAGATCAGCGTCTCGGCGCGCCGGTTCGCCTGGGCCGTCttcataaatatacaccccagcaTGATGGCGTTAATCAGCAAGCCCACGATGTTCTGAATGATGAGGACCACTATGGCGGACAAGCATTCCTCTGTGACCATGCGTCCACCGAACCCGATGGTCACCTGCACCTCTATGGAGAAAAGGAAAGCGGAGGAGAAGGAGTGGATGTCCGTTACGCAAGGGACAAAGTCGTCACCTTTTTGATCCAGGTCGCCGTGTGCAAAGGCAATGAGCCACCACGCCATCGCAAACAGCAGCCAGCTGCATAGAAACGACATGGTGAAAATTATAAGTGTGTGAAGCCATTTTAGATCCACTAAAGTGGTGAAAACATCCTGTAGGAACCGTCCTTGTTCGCGAATGTTCGTGTGGGCCACATTACAAATTCCATTTTTGGCAACGAACCGAGCCTTCCGCGCTTTCCCCTTGAATTTAGGCTGCTGGACATCCTCAGCCAAGCGGGTCAGCAAGTAGTCGTCAGGGACCAGTCCTTTTCGGGACAACATAGTGATCCCATAGCCTACTATTCACCGCGGGACCACTTGCCAATGATTAAACAGATTAGCTACCTCCTCTTGATTAAAATCTATAGGCTAATTTCCTCTTCTCATGTGCGTCCCCTAACAGAAGGCGACCGCTCGTGACAGTTCTCATCCCGAATGACCGCAGCTGCCAGAGGAAGAGTGTTGCTCTGTCATCTAGTTTCTAAAAGTATGTGAGCTCTTCACATTGCCCCGTTCCAGATCAGGCAGGCGCACCACCATACCCGCCCAGGTCCCATGAGAAGATTCTGCATTCAGCTGCCGCTGTCAGTCACGCAACAGCAACTCGATAGTAGCCAACCGTCGCAATTGACGCACTGGTCTGGCGCGCTTGTCCCGCGATTAATGTTCATTCCTACCGATAAAATGGTAGATAACCCGCAACAGCAGTGGTGATAAAACTACCCCCGGTCCATCGTTTGGACGAGGCAGGCAGGTTCGCTCGTACTAGGAAACGAGAGCTCGAGTTGGGAAGGCGTTTAGGCAGAACAAACCGTTCTTTCTTTACACATTACTCCATCTGTAGGCTAATATGAGACATTATCTCAATGCCTGGGTTATGCTGGTGGCATTTCCCTCTAGGGATAATTTAATTTAGTTCAATTGTTTATTAACTCCAATAGTTTATTTCTGGAACGTTGTTACATAGGGTCAATTCAGAAAGAGTGGCAAATCAtatagtgcttctacacctgcattgcttgctgtttggggttttagactgggtttctgtacagcactttgagatatcagctgatgtacgaagggctttataaatacatatgATTTGATATAAACTGGGTCAGTTTAATCCTGAAGCGTTCATTTATTGGTCTGACGACAGGAAGTCAAAACTATTGTTACTAAATAAACCCGTGCAGAGAAACCACATGATCAAAGTCACATCATTTCATTGGTGTGACATcacagcggggggggggggggggggggggcagagcaaGCTTCAAACAGGAAGCTTTTTAGTTGTCCTGCTTTACCAACCATAGCTTCCTAAAAAAAACATGGAGTAGCTACAGTGGGACAGTCTTCTAGGCTTTTCCAATGGAGGAAAGAGATCCAGTTTACATTAGGGAACCCTATCGCAAGGGGTCTGGTTTTTGTAGTACTACACTAAACAAAGctaaagcttaccttgacttggacgagttccagtgttgtgttggaaagtcatagccagctagctaacatagcatctgtTTGTGCAGGAgttttcagtaggctaaactagctagctgcattttgcTGGCTAAGTAAGTAAAAATGAAAGTTTAAAAAACAATAATGACAATTTTTCTCTTGCTTctccattttggaagaaattaatttgttcaaaactgttccaactactgtctttctctctcgttgaGTCAGCTCACCACattgtatgcac
This DNA window, taken from Oncorhynchus kisutch isolate 150728-3 linkage group LG22, Okis_V2, whole genome shotgun sequence, encodes the following:
- the LOC109867547 gene encoding ATP-sensitive inward rectifier potassium channel 11; translated protein: MLSRKGLVPDDYLLTRLAEDVQQPKFKGKARKARFVAKNGICNVAHTNIREQGRFLQDVFTTLVDLKWLHTLIIFTMSFLCSWLLFAMAWWLIAFAHGDLDQKGDDFVPCVTDIHSFSSAFLFSIEVQVTIGFGGRMVTEECLSAIVVLIIQNIVGLLINAIMLGCIFMKTAQANRRAETLIFSKHAVISIRNNRLCFMIRLGDLRKSMIISATVRMQVVRRSTTPEGEVVPLDQIDIHMDNPVGTNGIFLVAPLIICHIINKDSPLYELSPADLQKNDIEVIVVLEGVVETTGITTQARTSYLSEEILWGQRFVPTITEEEGTYAVDYSKFGNAIRVPTPSCSAKKLDEDGGIARFKLHELHSTPRPSVRRRQLSLRIKRQSTISPLA